In one Micromonospora polyrhachis genomic region, the following are encoded:
- a CDS encoding PadR family transcriptional regulator produces MSFHRQQLHVMHDMSDMHDRARMRGFGFPPGPGSHGHGGHGGHGSRGGSWGGGRGRGRGRRPNVRGAVLALLTEGPMHGYEMIQEIDSRTGGAWRPSPGSIYPTLQLLEDEGVIANAADSAGGGRKRFALTETGQDEATRAAQSPPWDDFAPGTVSSWHEMRDAGFQAMNALRQVMMTGTDDQRERAAQVLGETRRKLYAILAESE; encoded by the coding sequence ATGAGCTTCCATCGACAACAACTTCACGTCATGCATGACATGAGCGATATGCACGACCGCGCCCGGATGCGCGGCTTCGGCTTCCCACCCGGCCCTGGCTCACACGGCCACGGTGGTCATGGCGGTCACGGCTCCCGGGGAGGCAGTTGGGGCGGCGGCCGTGGCCGAGGCCGAGGTCGCCGGCCCAACGTCCGGGGTGCCGTGCTGGCGCTGCTCACCGAGGGGCCGATGCACGGATACGAGATGATCCAGGAGATCGACTCCCGCACCGGTGGCGCCTGGCGTCCCAGCCCGGGATCGATCTACCCCACCCTGCAACTCCTGGAGGACGAGGGCGTCATCGCCAACGCGGCCGATTCGGCCGGCGGCGGGCGCAAGCGGTTCGCGTTGACCGAAACGGGTCAGGACGAGGCAACGCGAGCAGCGCAGTCCCCACCCTGGGACGACTTCGCCCCGGGCACCGTCAGTAGCTGGCACGAGATGCGCGACGCCGGGTTCCAGGCGATGAACGCGTTGCGCCAGGTCATGATGACCGGCACCGACGATCAGCGGGAACGGGCCGCTCAGGTGCTCGGCGAGACCCGGCGCAAGCTCTATGCCATCCTCGCCGAGTCAGAGTGA
- a CDS encoding dicarboxylate/amino acid:cation symporter, which translates to MSTASRSVPSLSRKVPFSLQILLGLLLGVGLGYLARANDISWLGTTLDTVGSLFIQLLKLAVPPLVFTAIVVSVVSLRGVTNAARLAGKTLLWFAITALVSVGVGIGLGLITNPGRGVTLDIAGATAPKKTGTWTDFLTGIVPTNPVGAFVDGNVLQIVFLAVVIGFAALLVGKAAEPFVDLNRALLEIVQKALWWVIRLAPLGTLGLIGHAVEAYGWDLLAPLATFTTAVYVGCAIVLFIVYPVVLIAAGRLNPLRFFAGAWPAIQLAFVSRSSVGTMPVTQRSVERLGVPREYASFAVPFGATTKMDGCAAIYPALAAIFVAQVFGVALRPVDYLLIAFVSVVGSAATAGLTGAIVMLTLTLSTLGLPLAGAGLLLAIDPIVDMIRTATNVAGQALVPTVVAAREGILDRTAYDSAGRRGLDEESASVVEPTRPDSPAPVPA; encoded by the coding sequence ATGTCGACCGCTTCCCGCAGTGTGCCCTCGCTCTCCCGCAAGGTGCCCTTCTCCCTCCAGATCCTGCTCGGCCTGTTGCTCGGCGTCGGCCTGGGCTATCTGGCCCGGGCCAACGACATCTCCTGGCTCGGCACCACCCTCGACACCGTCGGCAGCCTCTTCATCCAGTTGCTGAAGCTCGCCGTACCCCCGCTCGTCTTCACCGCCATCGTGGTGAGCGTGGTCAGCCTGCGTGGGGTGACCAACGCCGCCCGGCTGGCCGGCAAGACCCTGCTCTGGTTCGCCATCACCGCCCTGGTCTCGGTCGGTGTCGGCATCGGCCTGGGCCTGATCACCAACCCCGGCCGGGGCGTCACCCTCGACATCGCCGGTGCCACCGCACCCAAGAAGACCGGGACCTGGACCGACTTCCTCACCGGCATCGTTCCGACCAACCCGGTCGGCGCGTTCGTCGACGGCAACGTGCTCCAGATCGTCTTCCTCGCCGTGGTGATCGGCTTCGCGGCGCTGCTCGTCGGCAAGGCCGCCGAACCGTTCGTGGACCTCAACCGGGCCCTGCTGGAGATCGTTCAGAAGGCGCTCTGGTGGGTCATCCGGCTCGCCCCGCTGGGCACCCTCGGGCTGATCGGCCACGCCGTCGAGGCGTACGGCTGGGATCTGCTCGCCCCGCTGGCAACCTTCACCACCGCCGTCTACGTCGGCTGCGCGATCGTGCTCTTCATCGTCTACCCGGTGGTGCTGATCGCCGCCGGGCGGCTCAACCCGCTGCGCTTCTTCGCCGGGGCCTGGCCGGCCATCCAGTTGGCGTTCGTCTCCCGCTCCTCGGTGGGCACCATGCCGGTGACCCAGCGGTCGGTGGAGCGGCTCGGCGTCCCCCGCGAGTACGCCTCGTTCGCCGTTCCCTTCGGGGCCACCACGAAGATGGACGGCTGCGCCGCCATCTATCCGGCGCTGGCCGCCATCTTCGTCGCCCAGGTCTTCGGCGTGGCCCTGCGCCCGGTCGACTACCTGTTGATCGCCTTCGTCTCGGTGGTCGGCTCGGCCGCCACCGCCGGCCTGACCGGGGCGATCGTGATGCTCACCCTCACCCTCAGCACGCTGGGCCTGCCACTGGCCGGTGCCGGTCTGCTCCTGGCGATCGACCCGATCGTGGACATGATCCGTACCGCCACGAACGTCGCTGGGCAGGCGCTGGTGCCGACGGTCGTCGCCGCCCGGGAGGGCATCCTGGACCGGACCGCGTACGACTCGGCCGGCCGGCGTGGCCTGGACGAGGAGAGCGCGTCGGTCGTCGAGCCCACTCGCCCGGACAGTCCGGCTCCCGTCCCCGCCTGA